The Penaeus chinensis breed Huanghai No. 1 chromosome 36, ASM1920278v2, whole genome shotgun sequence genome includes a region encoding these proteins:
- the LOC125044776 gene encoding serine/threonine-protein phosphatase 2A 56 kDa regulatory subunit gamma isoform-like isoform X2, whose product MPNIINGEKDTAKNQVVKDTDDQQPQSQQQPPQQQQQQQQQQQQQEPQQQQEQKDDDKQKPPAGGGSDGPVGSAATTKDGVPPPTQINKIKFGPGAPLIKKDKRQSSSRFNIPKNRELQKLPLLRDAQPNEREELFIQKIRQCGVLFDFVSDPLSDLKWKEVKRAALNEMVEYVTTQRQVITEAVYPEVVQMFAGNLFRTLPPSSNPSGAEFDPEEDEPTLEAAWPHLQLVYEFFLRFLESPDFQPSIAKRFIDQKFVLQLLELFDSEDPRERDFLKTTLHRIYGKFLGLRAFIRKQINNIFYKFIYETEHHNGVAELLEILGSIINGFALPLKEEHKVFLLKVLLPLHKVKSLSVYHPQLAYCVVQFLEKDPSLTEPVIISLLKFWPKVHSPKEVMFLNELEEILDVIEPNEFVKVMVPLFRQLSKCVSSPHFQVAERALYYWNNEYILSLISDNAQTILPIMFPALYKNSKSHWNKTIHGLIYNALKLFMEMNQKLFDECTQQYKAERQKEKEKLREREEAWQHIEDLAVQNPLFDKFSSESNDLYSSSFITSPQDDNDSDFSSYSLGGEATEQVKKVRNKEKPLLRRKSELPHDQYTIKALSDHKRADDYLTTSPELAATTS is encoded by the exons cagcagccgcaATCACAGCAGCAGCccccacagcagcagcagcagcagcagcagcagcagcagcagcaggagccgcagcagcagcaggagcagaaggatgatgataagcAAAAACCGCCAGCCGGTGGTGGCAGTGATGGGCCTGTGGGCTCCGCTGCCACCACTAAGGATGGCGTTCCCCCTCCTACacagattaataaaataaaatttggcCCTGGGGCTCCTCTTATTAAGAAGGACAAGCGGCAGTCATCGTCACGCTTCAACATCCCCAAGAACAGAGAATTACAAAAGCTGCCATTACTCAGAG ATGCCCAGCCAAATGAGAGGGAGGAGCTCTTCATCCAGAAGATCCGGCAGTGTGGGGTGCTCTTTGATTTTGTATCGGACCCCCTCAGTGACCTGAAATGGAAGGAAGTTAAACGAGCAGCGCTAAATGAGATGGTGGAGTATGTCACGACTCAGCGGCAGGTCATAACTGAGGCGGTCTATCCAGAAGTAGTTCAAATGTTTGCTGGGAATCTTTTCCGAACCTTGCCCCCTTCTAGTAATCCGTCAG GAGCAGAGTTCGACCCAGAAGAGGATGAACCTACTTTAGAAGCTGCGTGGCCTCACCTACAACTGGTCTACGAGTTTTTCCTGAGGTTCCTCGAAAGCCCTGACTTCCAGCCCTCCATCGCCAAACGTTTCATTGACCAGAAGTTTGTGCTGCAG cTACTAGAGCTGTTTGATTCTGAagatccaagagagagagatttcttgaaGACTACCCTACACAGAATATATGGCAAGTTCCTAGGTTTGAGAGCATTTATTCGCAAGCAAATCAACAATATATTTTACAA GTTCATTTATGAGACAGAACATCATAATGGTGTGGCAGAGTTATTAGAAATTTTAGGAAg TATCATCAATGGGTTTGCACTACCACTTAAGGAGGAGCATAAAGTTTTCCTCTTGAAAGTACTATTGCCACTTCACAAGGTTAAGTCCTTGAGTGTGTACCATCCTCAGTTGGCCTATTGCGTTGTCCAATTTTTGGAGAAAGACCCTTCATTAACAGAGCCTGTTATCATCTCCCTGCTCAAGTTTTGGCCAAAAGTCCATAGTCCCAAGGAG GTGATGTTCTTAAATGAGTTAGAAGAAATTTTGGATGTGATTGAACCAAATGAATTTGTGAAGGTGATGGTCCCATTGTTTCGCCAGCTGTCCAAATGTGTATCTTCGCCACACTTTCAA GTTGCAGAAAGAGCTCTCTACTATtggaataatgaatatatattgtcattaatcAGTGACAATGCGCAAACCATTCTCCCTATCATGTTTCCAGCACTTTATAAGAATTCCAAGTCACACTGGAACAA GACTATACATGGGTTAATATACAATGCTCTTAAACTGTTTATGGAAATGAATCAGAAGCTGTTTGATGAGTGCACACAACAATACAAAGCAGAACGACAGAA agagaaggagaagttacGAGAACGTGAAGAAGCATGGCAACACATAGAAGATCTGGCGGTACAAAATCCACTGTTCGACAAATTCTCATCAGAGAGTAATGACCTGTATAGTTCTTCTTTTATCACCTCTCCGCAGGATGATAATGATTCAGATTTCAGTTCTTATAGCCTTGGAGGAGAAGCCACAGAG cagGTGAAAAAGGTGCGCAATAAGGAAAAACCTTTACTGCGAAGGAAGAGTGAGCTACCCCATGATCAGTACACAATCAAGGCACTGAGTGACCACAAGCGAGCTGACGATTATCTCACAACGTCCCCAGAGTTAGCAGCCACCACCAGTTAA
- the LOC125044776 gene encoding serine/threonine-protein phosphatase 2A 56 kDa regulatory subunit delta isoform-like isoform X7 — MPNIINGEKDTAKNQVVKDTDDDKRQSSSRFNIPKNRELQKLPLLRDAQPNEREELFIQKIRQCGVLFDFVSDPLSDLKWKEVKRAALNEMVEYVTTQRQVITEAVYPEVVQMFAGNLFRTLPPSSNPSGAEFDPEEDEPTLEAAWPHLQLVYEFFLRFLESPDFQPSIAKRFIDQKFVLQLLELFDSEDPRERDFLKTTLHRIYGKFLGLRAFIRKQINNIFYKFIYETEHHNGVAELLEILGSIINGFALPLKEEHKVFLLKVLLPLHKVKSLSVYHPQLAYCVVQFLEKDPSLTEPVIISLLKFWPKVHSPKEVMFLNELEEILDVIEPNEFVKVMVPLFRQLSKCVSSPHFQVAERALYYWNNEYILSLISDNAQTILPIMFPALYKNSKSHWNKTIHGLIYNALKLFMEMNQKLFDECTQQYKAERQKEKEKLREREEAWQHIEDLAVQNPLFDKFSSESNDLYSSSFITSPQDDNDSDFSSYSLGGEATEQVKKVRNKEKPLLRRKSELPHDQYTIKALSDHKRADDYLTTSPELAATTS, encoded by the exons GACAAGCGGCAGTCATCGTCACGCTTCAACATCCCCAAGAACAGAGAATTACAAAAGCTGCCATTACTCAGAG ATGCCCAGCCAAATGAGAGGGAGGAGCTCTTCATCCAGAAGATCCGGCAGTGTGGGGTGCTCTTTGATTTTGTATCGGACCCCCTCAGTGACCTGAAATGGAAGGAAGTTAAACGAGCAGCGCTAAATGAGATGGTGGAGTATGTCACGACTCAGCGGCAGGTCATAACTGAGGCGGTCTATCCAGAAGTAGTTCAAATGTTTGCTGGGAATCTTTTCCGAACCTTGCCCCCTTCTAGTAATCCGTCAG GAGCAGAGTTCGACCCAGAAGAGGATGAACCTACTTTAGAAGCTGCGTGGCCTCACCTACAACTGGTCTACGAGTTTTTCCTGAGGTTCCTCGAAAGCCCTGACTTCCAGCCCTCCATCGCCAAACGTTTCATTGACCAGAAGTTTGTGCTGCAG cTACTAGAGCTGTTTGATTCTGAagatccaagagagagagatttcttgaaGACTACCCTACACAGAATATATGGCAAGTTCCTAGGTTTGAGAGCATTTATTCGCAAGCAAATCAACAATATATTTTACAA GTTCATTTATGAGACAGAACATCATAATGGTGTGGCAGAGTTATTAGAAATTTTAGGAAg TATCATCAATGGGTTTGCACTACCACTTAAGGAGGAGCATAAAGTTTTCCTCTTGAAAGTACTATTGCCACTTCACAAGGTTAAGTCCTTGAGTGTGTACCATCCTCAGTTGGCCTATTGCGTTGTCCAATTTTTGGAGAAAGACCCTTCATTAACAGAGCCTGTTATCATCTCCCTGCTCAAGTTTTGGCCAAAAGTCCATAGTCCCAAGGAG GTGATGTTCTTAAATGAGTTAGAAGAAATTTTGGATGTGATTGAACCAAATGAATTTGTGAAGGTGATGGTCCCATTGTTTCGCCAGCTGTCCAAATGTGTATCTTCGCCACACTTTCAA GTTGCAGAAAGAGCTCTCTACTATtggaataatgaatatatattgtcattaatcAGTGACAATGCGCAAACCATTCTCCCTATCATGTTTCCAGCACTTTATAAGAATTCCAAGTCACACTGGAACAA GACTATACATGGGTTAATATACAATGCTCTTAAACTGTTTATGGAAATGAATCAGAAGCTGTTTGATGAGTGCACACAACAATACAAAGCAGAACGACAGAA agagaaggagaagttacGAGAACGTGAAGAAGCATGGCAACACATAGAAGATCTGGCGGTACAAAATCCACTGTTCGACAAATTCTCATCAGAGAGTAATGACCTGTATAGTTCTTCTTTTATCACCTCTCCGCAGGATGATAATGATTCAGATTTCAGTTCTTATAGCCTTGGAGGAGAAGCCACAGAG cagGTGAAAAAGGTGCGCAATAAGGAAAAACCTTTACTGCGAAGGAAGAGTGAGCTACCCCATGATCAGTACACAATCAAGGCACTGAGTGACCACAAGCGAGCTGACGATTATCTCACAACGTCCCCAGAGTTAGCAGCCACCACCAGTTAA
- the LOC125044776 gene encoding serine/threonine-protein phosphatase 2A 56 kDa regulatory subunit gamma isoform-like isoform X3, translated as MPNIINGEKDTAKNQVVKDTDDQQQPQSQQQPPQQQQQQQQQQQQQEPQQQQEQKDDDKQKPPAGGGSDGPVGSAATTKDGVPPPTQINKIKFGPGAPLIKKDKRQSSSRFNIPKNRELQKLPLLRDAQPNEREELFIQKIRQCGVLFDFVSDPLSDLKWKEVKRAALNEMVEYVTTQRQVITEAVYPEVVQMFAGNLFRTLPPSSNPSEFDPEEDEPTLEAAWPHLQLVYEFFLRFLESPDFQPSIAKRFIDQKFVLQLLELFDSEDPRERDFLKTTLHRIYGKFLGLRAFIRKQINNIFYKFIYETEHHNGVAELLEILGSIINGFALPLKEEHKVFLLKVLLPLHKVKSLSVYHPQLAYCVVQFLEKDPSLTEPVIISLLKFWPKVHSPKEVMFLNELEEILDVIEPNEFVKVMVPLFRQLSKCVSSPHFQVAERALYYWNNEYILSLISDNAQTILPIMFPALYKNSKSHWNKTIHGLIYNALKLFMEMNQKLFDECTQQYKAERQKEKEKLREREEAWQHIEDLAVQNPLFDKFSSESNDLYSSSFITSPQDDNDSDFSSYSLGGEATEQVKKVRNKEKPLLRRKSELPHDQYTIKALSDHKRADDYLTTSPELAATTS; from the exons cagcagcagccgcaATCACAGCAGCAGCccccacagcagcagcagcagcagcagcagcagcagcagcagcaggagccgcagcagcagcaggagcagaaggatgatgataagcAAAAACCGCCAGCCGGTGGTGGCAGTGATGGGCCTGTGGGCTCCGCTGCCACCACTAAGGATGGCGTTCCCCCTCCTACacagattaataaaataaaatttggcCCTGGGGCTCCTCTTATTAAGAAGGACAAGCGGCAGTCATCGTCACGCTTCAACATCCCCAAGAACAGAGAATTACAAAAGCTGCCATTACTCAGAG ATGCCCAGCCAAATGAGAGGGAGGAGCTCTTCATCCAGAAGATCCGGCAGTGTGGGGTGCTCTTTGATTTTGTATCGGACCCCCTCAGTGACCTGAAATGGAAGGAAGTTAAACGAGCAGCGCTAAATGAGATGGTGGAGTATGTCACGACTCAGCGGCAGGTCATAACTGAGGCGGTCTATCCAGAAGTAGTTCAAATGTTTGCTGGGAATCTTTTCCGAACCTTGCCCCCTTCTAGTAATCCGTCAG AGTTCGACCCAGAAGAGGATGAACCTACTTTAGAAGCTGCGTGGCCTCACCTACAACTGGTCTACGAGTTTTTCCTGAGGTTCCTCGAAAGCCCTGACTTCCAGCCCTCCATCGCCAAACGTTTCATTGACCAGAAGTTTGTGCTGCAG cTACTAGAGCTGTTTGATTCTGAagatccaagagagagagatttcttgaaGACTACCCTACACAGAATATATGGCAAGTTCCTAGGTTTGAGAGCATTTATTCGCAAGCAAATCAACAATATATTTTACAA GTTCATTTATGAGACAGAACATCATAATGGTGTGGCAGAGTTATTAGAAATTTTAGGAAg TATCATCAATGGGTTTGCACTACCACTTAAGGAGGAGCATAAAGTTTTCCTCTTGAAAGTACTATTGCCACTTCACAAGGTTAAGTCCTTGAGTGTGTACCATCCTCAGTTGGCCTATTGCGTTGTCCAATTTTTGGAGAAAGACCCTTCATTAACAGAGCCTGTTATCATCTCCCTGCTCAAGTTTTGGCCAAAAGTCCATAGTCCCAAGGAG GTGATGTTCTTAAATGAGTTAGAAGAAATTTTGGATGTGATTGAACCAAATGAATTTGTGAAGGTGATGGTCCCATTGTTTCGCCAGCTGTCCAAATGTGTATCTTCGCCACACTTTCAA GTTGCAGAAAGAGCTCTCTACTATtggaataatgaatatatattgtcattaatcAGTGACAATGCGCAAACCATTCTCCCTATCATGTTTCCAGCACTTTATAAGAATTCCAAGTCACACTGGAACAA GACTATACATGGGTTAATATACAATGCTCTTAAACTGTTTATGGAAATGAATCAGAAGCTGTTTGATGAGTGCACACAACAATACAAAGCAGAACGACAGAA agagaaggagaagttacGAGAACGTGAAGAAGCATGGCAACACATAGAAGATCTGGCGGTACAAAATCCACTGTTCGACAAATTCTCATCAGAGAGTAATGACCTGTATAGTTCTTCTTTTATCACCTCTCCGCAGGATGATAATGATTCAGATTTCAGTTCTTATAGCCTTGGAGGAGAAGCCACAGAG cagGTGAAAAAGGTGCGCAATAAGGAAAAACCTTTACTGCGAAGGAAGAGTGAGCTACCCCATGATCAGTACACAATCAAGGCACTGAGTGACCACAAGCGAGCTGACGATTATCTCACAACGTCCCCAGAGTTAGCAGCCACCACCAGTTAA
- the LOC125044776 gene encoding serine/threonine-protein phosphatase 2A 56 kDa regulatory subunit delta isoform-like isoform X8, whose translation MEDTAKNQVVKDTDDKDKRQSSSRFNIPKNRELQKLPLLRDAQPNEREELFIQKIRQCGVLFDFVSDPLSDLKWKEVKRAALNEMVEYVTTQRQVITEAVYPEVVQMFAGNLFRTLPPSSNPSGAEFDPEEDEPTLEAAWPHLQLVYEFFLRFLESPDFQPSIAKRFIDQKFVLQLLELFDSEDPRERDFLKTTLHRIYGKFLGLRAFIRKQINNIFYKFIYETEHHNGVAELLEILGSIINGFALPLKEEHKVFLLKVLLPLHKVKSLSVYHPQLAYCVVQFLEKDPSLTEPVIISLLKFWPKVHSPKEVMFLNELEEILDVIEPNEFVKVMVPLFRQLSKCVSSPHFQVAERALYYWNNEYILSLISDNAQTILPIMFPALYKNSKSHWNKTIHGLIYNALKLFMEMNQKLFDECTQQYKAERQKEKEKLREREEAWQHIEDLAVQNPLFDKFSSESNDLYSSSFITSPQDDNDSDFSSYSLGGEATEQVKKVRNKEKPLLRRKSELPHDQYTIKALSDHKRADDYLTTSPELAATTS comes from the exons AAGGACAAGCGGCAGTCATCGTCACGCTTCAACATCCCCAAGAACAGAGAATTACAAAAGCTGCCATTACTCAGAG ATGCCCAGCCAAATGAGAGGGAGGAGCTCTTCATCCAGAAGATCCGGCAGTGTGGGGTGCTCTTTGATTTTGTATCGGACCCCCTCAGTGACCTGAAATGGAAGGAAGTTAAACGAGCAGCGCTAAATGAGATGGTGGAGTATGTCACGACTCAGCGGCAGGTCATAACTGAGGCGGTCTATCCAGAAGTAGTTCAAATGTTTGCTGGGAATCTTTTCCGAACCTTGCCCCCTTCTAGTAATCCGTCAG GAGCAGAGTTCGACCCAGAAGAGGATGAACCTACTTTAGAAGCTGCGTGGCCTCACCTACAACTGGTCTACGAGTTTTTCCTGAGGTTCCTCGAAAGCCCTGACTTCCAGCCCTCCATCGCCAAACGTTTCATTGACCAGAAGTTTGTGCTGCAG cTACTAGAGCTGTTTGATTCTGAagatccaagagagagagatttcttgaaGACTACCCTACACAGAATATATGGCAAGTTCCTAGGTTTGAGAGCATTTATTCGCAAGCAAATCAACAATATATTTTACAA GTTCATTTATGAGACAGAACATCATAATGGTGTGGCAGAGTTATTAGAAATTTTAGGAAg TATCATCAATGGGTTTGCACTACCACTTAAGGAGGAGCATAAAGTTTTCCTCTTGAAAGTACTATTGCCACTTCACAAGGTTAAGTCCTTGAGTGTGTACCATCCTCAGTTGGCCTATTGCGTTGTCCAATTTTTGGAGAAAGACCCTTCATTAACAGAGCCTGTTATCATCTCCCTGCTCAAGTTTTGGCCAAAAGTCCATAGTCCCAAGGAG GTGATGTTCTTAAATGAGTTAGAAGAAATTTTGGATGTGATTGAACCAAATGAATTTGTGAAGGTGATGGTCCCATTGTTTCGCCAGCTGTCCAAATGTGTATCTTCGCCACACTTTCAA GTTGCAGAAAGAGCTCTCTACTATtggaataatgaatatatattgtcattaatcAGTGACAATGCGCAAACCATTCTCCCTATCATGTTTCCAGCACTTTATAAGAATTCCAAGTCACACTGGAACAA GACTATACATGGGTTAATATACAATGCTCTTAAACTGTTTATGGAAATGAATCAGAAGCTGTTTGATGAGTGCACACAACAATACAAAGCAGAACGACAGAA agagaaggagaagttacGAGAACGTGAAGAAGCATGGCAACACATAGAAGATCTGGCGGTACAAAATCCACTGTTCGACAAATTCTCATCAGAGAGTAATGACCTGTATAGTTCTTCTTTTATCACCTCTCCGCAGGATGATAATGATTCAGATTTCAGTTCTTATAGCCTTGGAGGAGAAGCCACAGAG cagGTGAAAAAGGTGCGCAATAAGGAAAAACCTTTACTGCGAAGGAAGAGTGAGCTACCCCATGATCAGTACACAATCAAGGCACTGAGTGACCACAAGCGAGCTGACGATTATCTCACAACGTCCCCAGAGTTAGCAGCCACCACCAGTTAA
- the LOC125044776 gene encoding serine/threonine-protein phosphatase 2A 56 kDa regulatory subunit delta isoform-like isoform X6, whose amino-acid sequence MPNIINGEKDTAKNQVVKDTDDKDKRQSSSRFNIPKNRELQKLPLLRDAQPNEREELFIQKIRQCGVLFDFVSDPLSDLKWKEVKRAALNEMVEYVTTQRQVITEAVYPEVVQMFAGNLFRTLPPSSNPSGAEFDPEEDEPTLEAAWPHLQLVYEFFLRFLESPDFQPSIAKRFIDQKFVLQLLELFDSEDPRERDFLKTTLHRIYGKFLGLRAFIRKQINNIFYKFIYETEHHNGVAELLEILGSIINGFALPLKEEHKVFLLKVLLPLHKVKSLSVYHPQLAYCVVQFLEKDPSLTEPVIISLLKFWPKVHSPKEVMFLNELEEILDVIEPNEFVKVMVPLFRQLSKCVSSPHFQVAERALYYWNNEYILSLISDNAQTILPIMFPALYKNSKSHWNKTIHGLIYNALKLFMEMNQKLFDECTQQYKAERQKEKEKLREREEAWQHIEDLAVQNPLFDKFSSESNDLYSSSFITSPQDDNDSDFSSYSLGGEATEQVKKVRNKEKPLLRRKSELPHDQYTIKALSDHKRADDYLTTSPELAATTS is encoded by the exons AAGGACAAGCGGCAGTCATCGTCACGCTTCAACATCCCCAAGAACAGAGAATTACAAAAGCTGCCATTACTCAGAG ATGCCCAGCCAAATGAGAGGGAGGAGCTCTTCATCCAGAAGATCCGGCAGTGTGGGGTGCTCTTTGATTTTGTATCGGACCCCCTCAGTGACCTGAAATGGAAGGAAGTTAAACGAGCAGCGCTAAATGAGATGGTGGAGTATGTCACGACTCAGCGGCAGGTCATAACTGAGGCGGTCTATCCAGAAGTAGTTCAAATGTTTGCTGGGAATCTTTTCCGAACCTTGCCCCCTTCTAGTAATCCGTCAG GAGCAGAGTTCGACCCAGAAGAGGATGAACCTACTTTAGAAGCTGCGTGGCCTCACCTACAACTGGTCTACGAGTTTTTCCTGAGGTTCCTCGAAAGCCCTGACTTCCAGCCCTCCATCGCCAAACGTTTCATTGACCAGAAGTTTGTGCTGCAG cTACTAGAGCTGTTTGATTCTGAagatccaagagagagagatttcttgaaGACTACCCTACACAGAATATATGGCAAGTTCCTAGGTTTGAGAGCATTTATTCGCAAGCAAATCAACAATATATTTTACAA GTTCATTTATGAGACAGAACATCATAATGGTGTGGCAGAGTTATTAGAAATTTTAGGAAg TATCATCAATGGGTTTGCACTACCACTTAAGGAGGAGCATAAAGTTTTCCTCTTGAAAGTACTATTGCCACTTCACAAGGTTAAGTCCTTGAGTGTGTACCATCCTCAGTTGGCCTATTGCGTTGTCCAATTTTTGGAGAAAGACCCTTCATTAACAGAGCCTGTTATCATCTCCCTGCTCAAGTTTTGGCCAAAAGTCCATAGTCCCAAGGAG GTGATGTTCTTAAATGAGTTAGAAGAAATTTTGGATGTGATTGAACCAAATGAATTTGTGAAGGTGATGGTCCCATTGTTTCGCCAGCTGTCCAAATGTGTATCTTCGCCACACTTTCAA GTTGCAGAAAGAGCTCTCTACTATtggaataatgaatatatattgtcattaatcAGTGACAATGCGCAAACCATTCTCCCTATCATGTTTCCAGCACTTTATAAGAATTCCAAGTCACACTGGAACAA GACTATACATGGGTTAATATACAATGCTCTTAAACTGTTTATGGAAATGAATCAGAAGCTGTTTGATGAGTGCACACAACAATACAAAGCAGAACGACAGAA agagaaggagaagttacGAGAACGTGAAGAAGCATGGCAACACATAGAAGATCTGGCGGTACAAAATCCACTGTTCGACAAATTCTCATCAGAGAGTAATGACCTGTATAGTTCTTCTTTTATCACCTCTCCGCAGGATGATAATGATTCAGATTTCAGTTCTTATAGCCTTGGAGGAGAAGCCACAGAG cagGTGAAAAAGGTGCGCAATAAGGAAAAACCTTTACTGCGAAGGAAGAGTGAGCTACCCCATGATCAGTACACAATCAAGGCACTGAGTGACCACAAGCGAGCTGACGATTATCTCACAACGTCCCCAGAGTTAGCAGCCACCACCAGTTAA
- the LOC125044776 gene encoding serine/threonine-protein phosphatase 2A 56 kDa regulatory subunit delta isoform-like isoform X9, translating into MEDTAKNQVVKDTDDDKRQSSSRFNIPKNRELQKLPLLRDAQPNEREELFIQKIRQCGVLFDFVSDPLSDLKWKEVKRAALNEMVEYVTTQRQVITEAVYPEVVQMFAGNLFRTLPPSSNPSGAEFDPEEDEPTLEAAWPHLQLVYEFFLRFLESPDFQPSIAKRFIDQKFVLQLLELFDSEDPRERDFLKTTLHRIYGKFLGLRAFIRKQINNIFYKFIYETEHHNGVAELLEILGSIINGFALPLKEEHKVFLLKVLLPLHKVKSLSVYHPQLAYCVVQFLEKDPSLTEPVIISLLKFWPKVHSPKEVMFLNELEEILDVIEPNEFVKVMVPLFRQLSKCVSSPHFQVAERALYYWNNEYILSLISDNAQTILPIMFPALYKNSKSHWNKTIHGLIYNALKLFMEMNQKLFDECTQQYKAERQKEKEKLREREEAWQHIEDLAVQNPLFDKFSSESNDLYSSSFITSPQDDNDSDFSSYSLGGEATEQVKKVRNKEKPLLRRKSELPHDQYTIKALSDHKRADDYLTTSPELAATTS; encoded by the exons GACAAGCGGCAGTCATCGTCACGCTTCAACATCCCCAAGAACAGAGAATTACAAAAGCTGCCATTACTCAGAG ATGCCCAGCCAAATGAGAGGGAGGAGCTCTTCATCCAGAAGATCCGGCAGTGTGGGGTGCTCTTTGATTTTGTATCGGACCCCCTCAGTGACCTGAAATGGAAGGAAGTTAAACGAGCAGCGCTAAATGAGATGGTGGAGTATGTCACGACTCAGCGGCAGGTCATAACTGAGGCGGTCTATCCAGAAGTAGTTCAAATGTTTGCTGGGAATCTTTTCCGAACCTTGCCCCCTTCTAGTAATCCGTCAG GAGCAGAGTTCGACCCAGAAGAGGATGAACCTACTTTAGAAGCTGCGTGGCCTCACCTACAACTGGTCTACGAGTTTTTCCTGAGGTTCCTCGAAAGCCCTGACTTCCAGCCCTCCATCGCCAAACGTTTCATTGACCAGAAGTTTGTGCTGCAG cTACTAGAGCTGTTTGATTCTGAagatccaagagagagagatttcttgaaGACTACCCTACACAGAATATATGGCAAGTTCCTAGGTTTGAGAGCATTTATTCGCAAGCAAATCAACAATATATTTTACAA GTTCATTTATGAGACAGAACATCATAATGGTGTGGCAGAGTTATTAGAAATTTTAGGAAg TATCATCAATGGGTTTGCACTACCACTTAAGGAGGAGCATAAAGTTTTCCTCTTGAAAGTACTATTGCCACTTCACAAGGTTAAGTCCTTGAGTGTGTACCATCCTCAGTTGGCCTATTGCGTTGTCCAATTTTTGGAGAAAGACCCTTCATTAACAGAGCCTGTTATCATCTCCCTGCTCAAGTTTTGGCCAAAAGTCCATAGTCCCAAGGAG GTGATGTTCTTAAATGAGTTAGAAGAAATTTTGGATGTGATTGAACCAAATGAATTTGTGAAGGTGATGGTCCCATTGTTTCGCCAGCTGTCCAAATGTGTATCTTCGCCACACTTTCAA GTTGCAGAAAGAGCTCTCTACTATtggaataatgaatatatattgtcattaatcAGTGACAATGCGCAAACCATTCTCCCTATCATGTTTCCAGCACTTTATAAGAATTCCAAGTCACACTGGAACAA GACTATACATGGGTTAATATACAATGCTCTTAAACTGTTTATGGAAATGAATCAGAAGCTGTTTGATGAGTGCACACAACAATACAAAGCAGAACGACAGAA agagaaggagaagttacGAGAACGTGAAGAAGCATGGCAACACATAGAAGATCTGGCGGTACAAAATCCACTGTTCGACAAATTCTCATCAGAGAGTAATGACCTGTATAGTTCTTCTTTTATCACCTCTCCGCAGGATGATAATGATTCAGATTTCAGTTCTTATAGCCTTGGAGGAGAAGCCACAGAG cagGTGAAAAAGGTGCGCAATAAGGAAAAACCTTTACTGCGAAGGAAGAGTGAGCTACCCCATGATCAGTACACAATCAAGGCACTGAGTGACCACAAGCGAGCTGACGATTATCTCACAACGTCCCCAGAGTTAGCAGCCACCACCAGTTAA